DNA sequence from the Amycolatopsis sp. Hca4 genome:
ACGGCAAGACCTACACCTGGTCCGGCCAGGTGCAAGGCGCCGACGGCAAGAACCTGCCCATCGGCGGCGCGTTCACCACGGTCAAGCCGAAGCGGCAGATGGCGGCCAGCCTGAACGTCGGTGACGGCCAGACGTACGGCATCGCGATGCCGATCGCGCTGACCTTCCCGAGCCGCGTCACCGACAAGGCCTCCGTCGAGAAGGCGCTGTCGGTCGAGACCACGCCGAAGACCGAGGGCTCGTGGGGCTGGATGGAAGGCGACACTTCGGTGCACTGGCGGCCGAAGGAGTACTTCAAGCCCGGCACGCAGGTGAAGGTGAACGCCAAGATCTACGGCGTCAAGGTCGGCGACGGCGTGTACGGCAAGCAGGACGTCTCGGCCAGCTTCGCCATCGGGCGCTCGCAGATCGTCAAGGGCAACACCCAGCAGCACACCATGCAGGTGATCCGCGACGGCCAGCAGATCGCCGACTACCCGGTGAGCTACGGCCTCGACTCCGACCCGGGCCGTGTCACGCACAGCGGCGTGCACGTCGTCATGGGCAAGCAGGCCACGTACGCGATGAGCAACCCGAAGTACCACTACGAGAACGTCGTGGTGCCGTGGGCGGTCCGGATCTCCAACAACGGCGAGTTCATCCACGGCCTGGCCGCGTCCGTCTGGGCGCAGGGCAAGAAGAACGTCTCGCACGGCTGCCTGAACCTGTCGCCGGCGCGCGCCAAGGAGTACTACGACGGCGTGCTCACCGGCGACCCGGTGGAGATCACCGGCAGCACGCAGACGCTGAGCGCGAAGGACGGCGACTACAGCGACTGGACCTACGACTGGGCGGGCTGGCAGAAGCTGTCGGCGCTCGCCCACTGAACCCACTGATCCACTGCTCCACCGGCGCAACCACCGGGCGGCCGGGAAGTCCCCTGCGGGCTTCCCGGCCGTTCGCGTTCCCGCACCCGAAAACCCGCGAAATCCGGTGCAACCAAGGTGATCACCCGCCGCATGACTAAGGGCAGAGGCGCGGCGATCCCCTGCCGCGCCCGCGAGAATGAGGAGCTGTCTTGCGTATCCGCATCGCCCTGACCCTCGGCGCGCTCGTGCTCGCCGGTGGCGCCCTGACCGGTGGCATCGCGCTGGCTTCGGAGGCGCAGGCGCCGGCCGCCCCCACCACCCAGGCGACCCGGCCCGGCGAGCCGACCGTGGCGCCCGCCCCGGCCACCCGGACCCGGCCCCAGCAGGCGCCGAGCGCTGTCCCCGCGACGTCGCGGGCCCCGATCGCCGTCCCGGCCCGCCCGGCGCGCGTCCCCCGCGCGGTCCCGGCCGGGCCGACCGGCGACCTGCACCTGCCTGCCGTGTGGGAGACCCGGTAACCAGGTGATTTCCCGCTCCCGTCCGTCGACCGGGCCGGGCTCGCCGTGGGACGGCGAGTTCGCCCGGTACTTCGGCGAGCGCGCGCACAGCCTGCGGTCGACCGCCTTCCTGCTCTGCGGGGACTGGCACCAGGCCGAAGACCTCACGCAGGCCGCGCTGCTCAAGCTCTACCTCGCCTGGCCGAGGCTGTCGCGGCACGACGCGCTGGACGCCTACGCGCGCAAGGTCGTCCTGCGCACGTTCCTCGCGGAGCACCGGCGCAGCAGGTGGAAACGGGAGCGGCTCACCGACGCCCCGCCGGAGCTCCCGGCGGAGCCCGCGGCGAACGAGCGGGACGAACTGGTCCGGCAGGCGCTGGCCGTGCTGGCCCCCAAGCAGCGCGCCGTGCTGGTGCTGCGGTACTTCGAGGACCTGAGCGTCGAGGAGACGGCGAAGGTCCTCGGCTGCAGCACCGGCACGGTGAAGAGCCAGGCCTCCCGCGGCCTGGCCACGCTGCGCAAGCGGCTCGGCCCGCACTACGGTGCGCTGAGCTTCAGCGCACCCACGGAAGGGAGGTGACGAACATGGACCCCGAAGATGACGTCCGCGCGTTCCTGACCGGCGCGGCCGGCGGCCCGCAGCCGCCGATGCGCCTCGACGCCGCCGACGTGATCGAGCGCGGCGGCCGGGTCCGGCGACGACGCAAGCGCTTGGCCGTGGCCGGCACCTCGGCCGCGACGGCGGTTGTCCTCGCGGTGGCCGGTTTCCTGGCCGGTCACCGCCCCGGCCCACCGGAACCGGTGCAGCCGGCCGGGCCGGGGCTGTCCACGGTCGTCACCACGTCCTCCAGCCCGCCGCCGTCGGAGCTGCCGGTGCCGGCGACGTCGATCGCTCCGGCGGAGCCGTCGACCGAGCGGGGTGAGAGCCGCACCCGCAGCCCGCGCCCGTCGGTGGCGCAGACGCCGTCCGCGGGCACGCGGCCGACGTCCCGCCCGACGCTGTCGACGCCGTCCACTTCGGTTCCGGCCGCGACCCGGCCGGGCCCGCCGACGACCACGCGCTAGCGGTGGTGCAGATCACCGGATTTCGTGGATTTCCGGCGAAAACCCAGCCCGGTTCGTGGCGATGTCGTGGCGTGCCGATCGGACAGTGGTCCCGCAAGCGCTTCACTCCTCGCCGCGACGCGAACTGACCTCCGGCGCACGTGTGCCCCGCCCGGTGATCCGGGCGGGGCACACGGCTATCCGGAGACCGCTCAGCGCTGAGCGGCCACGGAGGCCGGCTGGCCGGTGTTGTCCTCGGTGTCGATCTGTTCCATCGGCACCTGCGACGTCTCCGGGATCTTGATGATCGGGAGGATCGCGATCAGCGCCGCCGCCATCAGGTAGTAGGCAGGCCAGTCCTCGTTGCCGGTGCTCTTGATCAGCGCCGTCACGATGACACCGCAGGTCCCGCCGAACAGCGACGTCGAGATGTTGTAGCCGATCGCGAACGAGCCGTAGCGCACGCGCGTCGGGAACATCGCCGGGAACGTCGAGCCGATCACCGCGAGCATGAACACCAGCAGGATCGCCACGATCAGGAACCCGACGAACAGCCACAGGATGCTGCCGGACTGCATGAGCTTGAGGCAGGGCCAGCTCAGCACCAGGAACCCGATGGCCGCCGTCAGCAGCAACGGTTTCCGGCCGATCCGGTCGGACAGCGCGCCGAGCGGGATGATGATCGCCATCTGGATGACTTCGACCGCGATGATGATCAACGTCGAGGTGTTGTCGTTGATCTTCAACGTGTCCGTGAAGTACGTCGGCATGGTCGTGAGCAGCAGGTAGTCCGCCACGTTGAGCAGCAGCACGATGCCGATCAGGTTGAGGATCATCCGCCAGTTGCGGACGAAGATCTCTTTGAGCGGCGCCTTCTTCGGCGCCTCGCCCGCGGCCTCCATCCGGCGGAATTCGGGGGTGTCCTCGAGCTTGTTCCGCAGGTAGAGCCCGATCAGGCCGAGCGGCAGCGCGACGAAGAACGGGATCCGCCAGCCCCAGGCGTCGACCTGCTCCGGCGACAGGGACAGCGTCACCGACAGCACCACGAGGTTGCCGAGCACGTAACCGGCCAGGGTGCCGAGTTCGAGGAAGCTGCCGAAGAAGCCGCGGCGCTTCGTCGGGGAGTACTCGGCGATGAACGTCGCCGCTCCGCCGTATTCGCCACCGGTGGAGAAGCCCTGGATGATCCGCAGCAGCAGGATCGCGATCGGGGCCGCGATGCCCATGCTGTAGCTGCCGGAGTACGTCGGCAGCACGCCGACCAGGAACGTGCAGCCCGACATCAGCAGGATGGTGATGGCGAGGACCCGCTTGCGGCCGAGCTTGTCGCCGAGCGGCCCGAAGAACGCCCCGCCGAACGGCCGCACGATGAACCCGACCGCGAGCAGCGCCAGCGACTTCAGGACCGCGTTGCCTTCGCCGGGGAAGAACAACGTGCCGATGCTGGCGGCGATCGCGCCCGAGGTGAAGACGCCGTAGTCGTACCACTCGGTGGCGTTGCCCATGGCCGAAGCCCAGACGGCGCGCTTGACGGTTCTCTCGTCCACTGACGGATTGCCCGTCGTTGCTGCTGTTTCGCTCATGCCGGCGACGACTCCTCCCGTGCAGTGCCCACTGGGCCGTTCGAGCTCATCGACCCAGTCTTGACCGGCTCTCCCGGGTCGGCAGTCTGAGCCGGAAATTGTGTACAGTGGGGAACTTTCCGGCTACTGAGTGGTAGGTGTTGCGGACATACCTCGCGGGCCGCGCGTGGGCGGTGTCTACCGGCGAGTTAACGTCAGCGCATGAGTCGTGTTTCTCAACCCTGGCCGCCGGTCCCGGTGGAGCCCGCGGTCCCGCACCCCAAGGCACCGGCGCCGGGCACCGAGCTCGGCGTGCACTTCGCGGAGTGCTTCGGGTGCGGCGACGAGGCCGACGCCGGGCTGCACCTGCGCTCGACCGTCGGCGAAGGCCAGGTCGTGCACTCGCGGTTCACCGTCACCGCGGCCCACCAGGGCGCACCCGGCCTGGCCCACGGCGGCCTGCTGGCCTGCGCGTTCGACGAGGCGCTCGGCTCGGCGGTCGGCAATCTGATGCGCCGCCCGGCGGTCACCGGCAAGCTCGAGACGGACTTCCGGCGGCCGGTCCCGGTCGGCTCGACGCTGTTCATCGCGACCCGGCTGGACGGCATCGCCGGCCGCAAGATCTACGTCAGTGCCGACGGCCGCCTCGACGCCGAGGACGGCCCGATCGCGGTCAGCGCGCGGGCGCTGTTCGTCGTCGTCGGCTTCGAGCACTTCAGCACCCACGGCGACCCGCAGGCGCTGGAGAAGCTGGCCGCGCAGCACGAGAAGAACCAGCGTGAGCGCGGCGAACGCGACTGGGAGATCAACCCCTGATCAGGTGAGCGTCCGGGGCCGGATCGCGTTCGCCCGGTCCACCAGCTCGATGCGTTCGTCGAGCGTGCCCGCCAGCCGCGCCAGCGCCCGGTAGCACCGCTCGAGGCCGAACCGCAGCTCGCGTTCTTCGAGCCGGCACCCCAGCACGTGCGCGCCCGGCGTGGGCTTGCCCTCCTTGAGCCACTCGTGCGCGGCTTCGAGCACGCCCGCGGACAGGCGCGTGCGCCGTTCGACGTCGAGCCGGAGCCGCTCGAGCCGGGCCGACGCGTCGAGCAGGTCGTGCTCGGTGACCGGGGTTTCGCGGCCGTTGGCCTTGGTCGCGGTGGTTTTGATCTTGATCGCGGCGACCTGCGCGTCGACGTAGTGCGTCGAGGACGGCGGCACGGTTTCGAGCACCTCGACCGCGCTCGCCCGCGCGCCCTGCGCCAGGTAGACGCGGGCGAGGCCGAAGGCGGCGCTGACGTACGTGCGGTCGGTGCGCCACACGAGTTCGTAGAAGCGCGCGGCGGCGAAGTAGTCGCCGACGCCTTCGGCGCTGATGCCCAGCGCGAGCTTCGGGGCGACTTCGCCGGGCAGGTCGTCGTACACCGCTTCGAAGGCGACGTGCGCAACCCGCGAACGGCCGCCCGCGAGCTCGATCAGGCCGCGGTACCAGTCGATCCGCCAGTCGTGCGGGTAGCCGTTCTTGATGGCCAGGTACTGCGCGGCCTGCAGCTGCCGCTGGGCCTCCGCGAACTCGCCCAGCTCGATCCGCGCGCGCACGATCCGCAGCCGCACCTCGATCGACTCCCGCGGGGCCCCGGCCAGCGCCTCGATGGCGGCCCGCGGGTCGAGCGCGGTCGTGGTGGCGAGCACGCCCGCCGCCGGGTCGTCCGTGTCCACCTGCGGGATCGGCAGGCCGGCGACGACCTCGTCCGCGCCCGGCAGCGGCACGCTGGCGCCGGCTTCGGGCACCACCAGCTGCACGCCGAACGTGCGGCTCTCCGGGCCGAACACCGTCGACGCGCCGGGCCGCGGCTTGCCGGTGCCGAGCGCCATGATCTCGCGCAGCACGCCGGTGAGCTGGTCGGACATCTCCTCGGCGGAGAGGAACCGCCGGTCCGGGTCGGAGTGCGTCGCGCGGCGCAGGAACCGGTAGTACGAACCGAACAGCGCGAACAGCGGGACGGCGTCCGGGCCGGGCAGGGTGGTCTTGAACTTGGTGGTGTAGCCGGTGAACTCGAAGCTGAGCACGGCGAGCGTGCGCCCGACGGTGAACAGGTCCGACGCGATCGACGCGCCCTGCGTCGGCAGTTCCGGCGCGCTGTAGCCGGTGGTGAAGAACAGCGGGCTCTCGTAGTCGTCGGTGCGGCGGACCGCGCCGAGGTCGATCAGCTTCAGCTGCTCGTTGGTCTGGATGACGTTGTCCGGCTTGAGGTCGCAGTAGAGCAGGCCCTGGCTGTGCAGATAACCCAGCGCGGGCAGGATCTCCAGCCCGTAGGCGATGACCTGGCCGATCGGCAGCGGCTCCGGACGGCGGCTTTCCCGGTGGTGCGCCAGCGCGAGCTGCCGCAGCGACTGGCCGCCGACGTACTCCATCACGATGTAGCCGGTGGTCGTGCCGCTGTGGGCGTCCGGGTGCTGCACGAAGTTGTGGATCTTGACGATGTTCGGGTGCTCGACCTCGGCGAGGAACCGCTGCTCGTTGGCCGCGGCCGCCATCGCCGTCGCGTCGCCGGTGTCGATCAGTCCTTTGAGGACGACCCAGCGGTCGCTGACGTTGTGGTCCTGCGCCAGGTAGATCCAGCCGAGACCGCCGTAGGCGATCGCGCCGAGGACCTCGTACTGGCCGCCGACGAGCTCGTGCGGCTGCAGCTTCGGGAGGAAGGAGAACGGCGCGCCGCAGTTCTCGCACTTCCCTTCCGGAGAACCGGGTTTCCCGTCCTTACCGCGGCCGACCTTGGCGCTGCAGCTGCCGCAGAACCGCTTTTCCTCCGACACCACCGGGTTCGTCAGCACCGCGGACGCGGGGTCGCGCGCGGGCACCGGCGGGACCTCGACCAGCCCGGCGCCCAGGCGGCCGCGGCGGGACCGGGACGTCCGCGACGACGTCCGCCGCGAAGTGCCGGGGAACGCGCCGGAGCCGGAGGC
Encoded proteins:
- a CDS encoding Ig-like domain-containing protein — its product is MGVTVRISTRRRGAAVALGLVAVLTLGACSSEPTVSASGSSGGGPTSSPAPSAQPAKLTVSPAGGAQDVAPGEPVGVQVTDGTIMSVTLTNPDGKQVQGQTSADKKSWNTTEQLGYGKTYTWSGQVQGADGKNLPIGGAFTTVKPKRQMAASLNVGDGQTYGIAMPIALTFPSRVTDKASVEKALSVETTPKTEGSWGWMEGDTSVHWRPKEYFKPGTQVKVNAKIYGVKVGDGVYGKQDVSASFAIGRSQIVKGNTQQHTMQVIRDGQQIADYPVSYGLDSDPGRVTHSGVHVVMGKQATYAMSNPKYHYENVVVPWAVRISNNGEFIHGLAASVWAQGKKNVSHGCLNLSPARAKEYYDGVLTGDPVEITGSTQTLSAKDGDYSDWTYDWAGWQKLSALAH
- a CDS encoding SigE family RNA polymerase sigma factor, yielding MISRSRPSTGPGSPWDGEFARYFGERAHSLRSTAFLLCGDWHQAEDLTQAALLKLYLAWPRLSRHDALDAYARKVVLRTFLAEHRRSRWKRERLTDAPPELPAEPAANERDELVRQALAVLAPKQRAVLVLRYFEDLSVEETAKVLGCSTGTVKSQASRGLATLRKRLGPHYGALSFSAPTEGR
- a CDS encoding MFS transporter, with translation MDERTVKRAVWASAMGNATEWYDYGVFTSGAIAASIGTLFFPGEGNAVLKSLALLAVGFIVRPFGGAFFGPLGDKLGRKRVLAITILLMSGCTFLVGVLPTYSGSYSMGIAAPIAILLLRIIQGFSTGGEYGGAATFIAEYSPTKRRGFFGSFLELGTLAGYVLGNLVVLSVTLSLSPEQVDAWGWRIPFFVALPLGLIGLYLRNKLEDTPEFRRMEAAGEAPKKAPLKEIFVRNWRMILNLIGIVLLLNVADYLLLTTMPTYFTDTLKINDNTSTLIIIAVEVIQMAIIIPLGALSDRIGRKPLLLTAAIGFLVLSWPCLKLMQSGSILWLFVGFLIVAILLVFMLAVIGSTFPAMFPTRVRYGSFAIGYNISTSLFGGTCGVIVTALIKSTGNEDWPAYYLMAAALIAILPIIKIPETSQVPMEQIDTEDNTGQPASVAAQR
- a CDS encoding PaaI family thioesterase, with protein sequence MSRVSQPWPPVPVEPAVPHPKAPAPGTELGVHFAECFGCGDEADAGLHLRSTVGEGQVVHSRFTVTAAHQGAPGLAHGGLLACAFDEALGSAVGNLMRRPAVTGKLETDFRRPVPVGSTLFIATRLDGIAGRKIYVSADGRLDAEDGPIAVSARALFVVVGFEHFSTHGDPQALEKLAAQHEKNQRERGERDWEINP
- a CDS encoding serine/threonine-protein kinase, whose protein sequence is MSEEPRRPRHAAPDDEPQQVATPSWRPPPPVRWETPEPSISGRLDEGEPAPAGGQVPAQTPPAQTPPVRRPPTPPRGQAAARPPIPGAEDPTRPPGSIAPVAPPTPAVRPDADAPQSPKVPVTPAARPDADAPQPPNVPVAPATQALRPDPNAPQPTSVLAAPAPETQSIMPPVPRPDTGPDAPLPDPGTESVLPERTSEGRHTGTGTGTGTGTGSGSASGSGAFPGTSRRTSSRTSRSRRGRLGAGLVEVPPVPARDPASAVLTNPVVSEEKRFCGSCSAKVGRGKDGKPGSPEGKCENCGAPFSFLPKLQPHELVGGQYEVLGAIAYGGLGWIYLAQDHNVSDRWVVLKGLIDTGDATAMAAAANEQRFLAEVEHPNIVKIHNFVQHPDAHSGTTTGYIVMEYVGGQSLRQLALAHHRESRRPEPLPIGQVIAYGLEILPALGYLHSQGLLYCDLKPDNVIQTNEQLKLIDLGAVRRTDDYESPLFFTTGYSAPELPTQGASIASDLFTVGRTLAVLSFEFTGYTTKFKTTLPGPDAVPLFALFGSYYRFLRRATHSDPDRRFLSAEEMSDQLTGVLREIMALGTGKPRPGASTVFGPESRTFGVQLVVPEAGASVPLPGADEVVAGLPIPQVDTDDPAAGVLATTTALDPRAAIEALAGAPRESIEVRLRIVRARIELGEFAEAQRQLQAAQYLAIKNGYPHDWRIDWYRGLIELAGGRSRVAHVAFEAVYDDLPGEVAPKLALGISAEGVGDYFAAARFYELVWRTDRTYVSAAFGLARVYLAQGARASAVEVLETVPPSSTHYVDAQVAAIKIKTTATKANGRETPVTEHDLLDASARLERLRLDVERRTRLSAGVLEAAHEWLKEGKPTPGAHVLGCRLEERELRFGLERCYRALARLAGTLDERIELVDRANAIRPRTLT